The DNA window gaagtgtccaaggaatgactggacgtggcactcagtgctctggtctgGGTGACAAGGTGGAGATTGGccacaggttggactcgatgaccttggagatcttttccagccttaatcattctgtgattaagTGTCCTCAGTCTCCTAAAGCATCCAAGTGTAAAATCAACATGGTAAATAAGATTAGGCTGGTAAAAAGGATTGGGGATAGGGTTTCCAAGGATGCAACAGCAAATTTTTGTGTAATTCTGCACATGGATGTAATAGAGAGACATTCTGCCTCTTTCCATAAATAAATGACAGTTATACCTGTTTATTTAGcatttattgcctttttttatataaagaaaCACGTCACCTCTAGTTAATTACACACTTTGCATGTTGAGAGCACCAGACACATCTACAACACTTGGAATacaatttgtttggtttttttggctgTTCATTTCCATGGTTTTTTGCAATCCCACGAGGTTTTTGTCACACTTCTGTGCAGCACTTCCATCCTCTGCGAGGGCAGAGTCCCTCTTGCTCTTGCAGACATTTGATTTCTGGGGGCACGCAGTGGCCCCCCTCATCTTGGCAGATGTGGAAGTTGGATGTTGTGTCTGCAATTCAGAGGGTTTAAATCAAACCAGGAATCCTGGCACTGACATCCAAACCATCTCATACACAAAAATTGTTGGGAAGTTGTGGTGCTCTTATCtccaaaaaacaaagacaaaaagatGACCTTTGGGGCTTATCACATTATTCTGTAAAAGTAGGAAATTTTGACCCACCAGCTTGGAAAAGAATTAACTGAGGGAGGGATATTGTAAAGCTATGAAGGAGATGGATGCAGAATGACTACATCTCAGGTAGGTGTCACTGAATAAAATTGTGAGGGATGCggttttaaaagaaatggaaggaaTTCCTAACTTGTGGGGGAGAAATCCAGTAAGGACTTTTAAACACAAGGATGCCTAAATCTAAAAATCCTGAGCTGCAATTTTGTGAAAGCCACAGTAATATATAAGGAAATGTAATGATATGGTTGTGGTcactttacacacacagagtAACTGTGAGGAAATACCCACTTCTGGCCATGGGGTGATCCAGAATGCTGGATCAGAGGAACTTACAGATTTAGCACAGTTGTTTCTAAAGTATATATTAATTAATGATTTCTGTTGAGTATTATCTATTGAGAAGCACCAAAACCAAGCAATTCTGGGAGGATTTAGATAAAATAACAGGGAAGAGGTCAGTTGGCACCTATTAAGCACAGCAGGGTGAGTGCAGCCCAGCAGTCCCTAAACAGATGATTATAGGAAGATTTACCAAGGAAGGAGGACTCTTTGTGGGccaaagcttttattttatttttccagctgaagGTAGAGCTTTGGGTTGTTTTGGCCAGCCCCAAAAGCTCCACACAGATGTCAGTGGAGGAACACACAGGTCCATCTTTGTACATGGAAAGAGATGGCTTAGACCTCGtgtctggaagtgtccaaggccaggtgggacggggcttggagcagcctgggatagtgggaggtgtccctgctgagTTCAGCCATTTCCCCCCAGATTTTTCCCGCCTGGGCAGGGTTCCCACACCTACCAACACAGCAGGTCCTGCGGCGCCGATAGCAAGTTCCAAAGGCAGCAAACGGCTCTGGGCAGGATTTCAGGTGGAAGCAGTAGCCGTGGTATTCCAAACAACGCAAGGTGTCTCTGGGCAAGCCGAGACCTGCAGGGAGAATGGGATTCCCAGCTGTAGGATCAGCCCATTCTCATGGTCTTCCTTCTGCtgaaaccccccagaccccagtTAGGGATCTGACACAAAtgacccccaaaacccagaaGTTTTGAGGAACTCATGGGACCTCAGAGCGTTCCAAGGAAGGTTTTTGTACAACTGGAGTGAAACACAGAGGTTGATGGCAATTTTCTGAACATATCCTGGCCATTCATGCTATAATGGGAAGGGACAGCCCAGTCTTGGATGCTCCTGATTTCTGggactgcagtgctgcaggaacaTGCAAAGGACAGCATGGTCAGCACATGCCCTGAAGATAAAATTATGACttataaaaacccccaaaagcaGAATCTGGATCAATAAACAGGAAGAAGCAGTTTTCCCAGTTCCTTCTTTCTCTGGAAGCCTTTGTCCAAGGTGAGGAGTTTCATTAAGTGTGAAGAACAGGTGGGATAAAAACCCAATCAGTAAATGAGTCAGTACAGCAGAAGTGATAAGGAAGGGGAACCAGAATATTCAGAGAGCTGAAGTCAGCGGTGCAGTTCACCCTGGACAGTACCAGGGAACGCCTCTGCTCTCTTCTACCTACACAGAGGAGACAAATTTTAACCCTGGGGTTAGAACTGGAGGTGATTTCCATGGTACCACCATCCAATAGTGCCAGAAAGTGGCATAAAGACACTTCAAAGAGTCATAAGAGCCAACACCTGGCAGAGGCTTCTGTGAGGAGGTTCTGGTGTGGTACCTGCTCACCATAGGTtaattttcacttctgtttctAGGCTGAGAAATAAGGAACTGCTCTAAGGAAAGAAGCTGAGAAGAATGTTCAGCACCACCACACGAGCAAGCTGTACCTCCCACACAGGCAAACCCCAGCGTGGGGCTTGTCCCTTACCTGGAACAgcctggaggaggaaaagcaggagagcCATGAGGCAGGAGAAGAGTTTCATGGTGGAAGGTCTCAGCTGCAGCGTGGAGACAGGGCAACAGTGCCAGAACCTTtgagcaggggaggagggagcaTTCTGGCATTTATagggcagtgggagcagctgtggctgtccagGGAACCttggcaggggtggcaggggagggcaGCAGGTACAGCCTGACCTCTGCCCACGGCTCAACCTGAACAATGGCTCAGGGGCACAAAAACAAGGGGACAAATAGCTGTGCCTCCCTGCCTGACCACTGGGAAGGCTGCTGGATTCAATATGGATTCATCCAGAGAGCATCATTAACTCGAAATATCAATGTGGTTGGTAATGGATTATCTGGAGGAAATTAACCATTGTTTGGTGGGAGAGGAGGCAGCTGgaatatcatagaatcatcaaagaatcatagaatagtttgggttggaaaggacattaGAGTCCATCTactccagccccctgccatgggcagggacaccttccactgtcccaggttgctccaagccccatccagcctggccttggacacttccagggatccaggggcagccacagcttctctgggtaacagAGAATATCTGATCCTGCTGCGTGTCCTGTGATGCAACAGCTGTTcccaagagaaagaaataaaggatAACAATCATTCCACACACAAACATACAAAAtagttgtgggtttttttcctgtgaaaggtgctgtgaaggaaaaaaaataaaaaaatctggtctagtggaaagtgttcccatccatggcagggggctggaatgggatgatTTTTCAGATCCATTTCATCCCAAGCCCTTCTGCCATTCCATGTTTCTATGATACACAAAGTGCAGGTTATCAGTTTTCAGGGGtcaccagcagcaccttcaACCTCATAGGTGCACAAGGAGCACATGACAAGTGAAATTCACGAGTTTTCCTCAGCATTTGCCTGTGTGGAGTTTGAGTGATATCAACAGACACATGCAAGTGTCAGCtgacagctcaggctctccctcaATCGGTTACTTCAGCCTCTTTCTACAAAAGATATTTATTGATGTCGTTCTGACCCAGCAGCCTTGATATCAACAATACAAACCTCCCCCTCAGCCATCTGCATTGTTCTCTGTCTGCCTCCCTGCTTTCTTTGTTCCCTTTCCTTTGCAAATTTGCAGGCGCCATCCAGTCGTGAAGGAGAGGTGTTTGTGTCCATTTCCAGGTACTCCGGGGACAGGGATGAAACAAAGGCTGTAACAAGAACCCTTCAGCTGGCTCAGGTTCCCACCGAATCCAGGGGGATCCTAGCTGGGATATTCATCTCAGCTCTCAGACAGGATCTGTCACTGTAGTTTGCCAGACTGGAGCAGACACTCAGCTTTCtcaac is part of the Poecile atricapillus isolate bPoeAtr1 chromosome 3, bPoeAtr1.hap1, whole genome shotgun sequence genome and encodes:
- the LOC131578138 gene encoding gallinacin-11-like; protein product: MKLFSCLMALLLFLLQAVPGLGLPRDTLRCLEYHGYCFHLKSCPEPFAAFGTCYRRRRTCCVDTTSNFHICQDEGGHCVPPEIKCLQEQEGLCPRRGWKCCTEV